AAACCAAAGTAATTCTCAAAAATTGGTGAATTTATGTGTGTGTGTCCTCTCTCATGTTTGCCTAGCCAATAATTCGTTGGATTTAAAGTTTGAGTTACAAGATGAGGTGTAGTGtgagagtccggagccaaaatgacttatttttgcagccattagcctaaaatagtatgcttttttttttagaccaaaatggatatttcgttggataaccaacgaaatacccacacacaCTGTTTCGGTGCCGAATGaattcttgcatttcgctacacacacatgtagcgaaatgcaatattttttatttattttatttttgcatttcgttgtccaattcacgaaatatgtttttttttttttttttgcaattcgtgaaattaatgaaagaaattgttttttttttcatttcgtgaaattaatgaaagaaacagtttttttttttttgcatttcgtgaatcaataaacgaaattggaaaatatatatatatatatatatatatttgtatttcgttgatatatcaacgaaataggaaattatatatatatttttttgcatttcgtgtattaaaaaatgaaataggataaaaaaaatatttcgttcatataaaaacgaaattggaaaatatacatacatacatatatatatattttttttgcatttcggttatattccaacgaaataggaaattatatttatttatttttgcatttcgtttatattccaatgaaataggataaaaaaaatattttatttttgtatttcgtttatataaaaacgaaataggaaaataattggaatatttttttttatatttcattcatatatcaatgaaataggataaatatatatatatatatatatatatattttgtatttcatttatataaataacatacctatttgcatgtacaagaaaaaatatcaactcctaattacaccaattaagatcacaaaattcaacgataatatattattaaaaaattaGTCGCACCAAACTAACCTGATTTGATAACTTTAGGATTACTGGAATTTCAAAGTGCAGCCCGAACTGATGTGGaagaaagaaactgtttttttgaaatatgaatgaaatacaaaatatatatatatatatatatatatcctatttcattgatatatgaatgaaatataaatataaaattaattttcCAGTAATAAAATGccataatttacatatttttttaatttttttttagtattGACCGTTAGTCAaagggcataaatgagccaaaagtTGGACCCCATTTAACATTTCCgtcaaatgtaaaaaaaaaaataaaaaaaaaaattgcatttcgttacatacctgacgaaatacaatttttttttttgtatttcgctagGTTACTAGCAAAatgtaatttatttttttctttttttttaaatccactttttcgtgttttgttttttaagtttcctaaaataaaattatgaaaatataaattttttaacTTTATAAAAAGTTATGATAATTTATAAGtggatttttttaaaacaagcgtgtttaaaaaaaaaattctaaaataaaattatgttttgattaaaaaataacacgcttgttttgtttggaaactttaggtttaagtgttttattttttaatcaaaacataatgttattttgaatataaatctaattcaattagataaaaacatagttaaaaaatataggagaaagagtagttgtaaattggtgaaagagtagttgtaaattggtgaaactttaaacagtcataactttgcgctcgaatatccgatttatgcaaaaaaaaaatgatttttcatatttttccgagatctagcagCGCAAACCGCCATTTGGCcgggccgattttctagaaaacctcttttttcccttctaattttaattttcccccaaattggcggaaatgttttagttttctttacttataatatgatgatgcgcaatagacttcaacataaaaatttcggagtaatgtagctgtgaatgtcaatttcacttatgtggtttcaatttttgaaaataaagctgactaattttctcgacatataggataaaactatttttttttatcctatttcattttttaatacacgaaatgcaaataaataaataaattataatttcctatttcgttggtatatcaacgaaatacaaaatatatatatatatatatatatatatatatatatattttccaatttcgtttttagatgaacgaaataaaataaaaaaactatttcattcattgattcacgaaatgcaaaaaaaaaaaaaaaaattgtttctttcattaatttcatgaaatgcaaaaaaaaaaaaaaaaaaaaaaaaaaaaaaaaaaacagtttttttcacgaattgcaaaaaaaaaaaaaaaaggaagcctatttcgtgaattgcacaacgaaatgcacacaaaaaaaaaaaaaatttgttgcatttcgctacatgtgtagcgaaatgcaagaattCATTCGGCACCGGAATAGTGtgtgtgtgggtatttcgttggttatccaaagaaatacccattttggtctaaaaaaaaacatactatttggggctaatggctgcaaaaataagtcattttggctccggactgaattgagaaatggaagaaaatgaaaTTTGAAGCGTATTTATTTTACTGTCTTAATAATAAATTAATGTAACTAATGCCTAGAAAAACACCCCCACCAGATAAAATGTAACTAATGACTAGAAAAACTCCATCATATTGTTTCCTTTTCGCAGAGAAGAATCCAGTACACTTCCAGAAACTGCAGTATATATTTTCAACATCTTGGGCTAATTACGAGCCCAATTGAAGGCCTTCTCAAGTTATAATGGATAGTCGCATAGGGTTTAAAAAATATAGACCCAAGGTAGAGTCTTAGAACGTCAGTGAACAACTGACCTCccaattcaacttagccaaatcAGCAGAAATCTCATACTGATTGTTACATTCAACTAAATATATAACCCCTTGGATAAAATAAACATCGAAAAATGCTTCATTTTAGCATCAAGTAAATCTACTTTCATAACTTAGTCGTAGAAGGGAGTGCTTAATAGCTGAAACTTAAGGTATTCCAGCTCTTCCTTCAACCTTTGAACCCTCAGATTTCATCGTCTAGTTTGAAGAAAAAAAACCTTGGATGTTATGTGTTAGTTTAGAATATTATAATAAGCAACCACAATAATGACACAGCATCGACAGGGTGTTTGGTCTAGTGGTATGATTCTCGCTTCGGGTGCGAGAGGTCGTGAGTTCGATTCTCGCAACACCCCCACCTCCGTCTTTTCTTTTTCCAAAAGTTAGTTCTTGCGGAAACAACTTCTCTATCCCAAAAAAGTAGAGGTAAACtctacgtttttttttttggataaccaTGTAAACATTACCTACAAACAAAAACAATACTCCTAAAAAGAACCTACATTGGTATGCTATTAAAAGTTTGTTCTGTTTTGTTCAAAAGCGAAAAAGCTTATGCACCAGCCGGGAATCGAACCCGGGTCTGTACCGTGGCAGGGTACTATTCTACCACTAGACCACTGGTGCGTGTTTGATTCGTTGAGCCTTTTACGGTAAGAAATTCGGCAACTGCTTGGATCATAGTAGTACTAATTGGACTTGTATGCATGTTAGGCGAACATCGTATCGTCGAAAAAGGCAACAGCCGCTAAGAGTTGATCATCTTCCATCGCTAGTGCTACTCTGTTCTCTCCGTATTGTCTTTCGTAGAGATGGCCCGACGTCGCGATGCTGTTCACTCTTTAGATATTAAACAAGTAAGAGCTAATTGGAAGATTAAGAGTGTTATCATATGTGGATTAATTATTTCCGTCCTAGTTGGAATTTTAACCAACCCTAACGTTAGTTACGTAACTAATCCTAAGCCTGAACCTGATCCTGAACCAGAACTTGACCCTGAAGCAGAGAAGATTGCACACGCACTCCTTTCGTCTCTTCATAAAAAAACGACAACATTGTCAAATCCAACTCAAAATTGTCACTTTGCCTCTATCCAAGGAAGAAGGTCATATCAGGAGGATCGAGTAACATGCGACCTTGATCTTAATATTCCTTTCTTCGGGCCTAATAGCGGCGGCATTGAAGTGGTGAAGGTTGGGGCTGTGGCAGTATTTGATGGACATATTGGATCGGCTGCTAGTGACATGGCCTCGAGGATCTTTCTCGATAAGTTTCTCCTTAAGAATTACGGTGAACAATCTTCTAACTTTACGGAATTTCTAAAATCCTCATTAGTTGATACCATTGAGGATATTGATGTAGCATTCTCCAAGGCTGCTTTTGAATATCACCTTTATTCGGGATCTACTGCAGTTGTTGCCCTCGTGTATAATAATAGCAAAGCTTTAGTGGCAAATGTTGGAGACTCAAAAGCGTTTATTTGCTCTGCTTCTTTGGCTAAGGAGTTGACGAGAGATCATAATGCAGATAGGTCGGATGAGAGGGCTAGGGTTGAAGCTTCTGGAGGAGAATTCACCCCCATTTATGATGCTCCTGATCTCCTCATGGGTCACTTCCCCATTACTCGAGCTATCGGCGATGTTCCATTGAAACAATATGGCATTATAGCTACTCCAGAGGTGACTGATTGGCTACAATTAACTTCAAAAGATGAGTTTTTGGTGGTGGCATCTGACGGAATATTTGAAAGCTTAAGTCCCCAAAAAGTTTGTGACTTTCTAAATGAGGCAGAGGGCCAACATTTAGATCCCTCAGTATTGGCTCAACAGCTTATTCAGAAGGCATATTTAGATGGCAGCACCGATAATTTATCAGTTGTTTTAGTTCCCTTGGCATATTCAGGGGGATCTGCTGTAGATGATTTACCAACTGATATTTAGAAAAATCTTATTATCTAGGAAAAAGTTGGTATGTATTGAAGACCAGCGTAAAGCTGTGGTTACATTAATTCTCATCCTGTTGAATAGTTGTGCTTTTTCCACAGAAAGTGAAAAACTGACTTCCATTTTCTGTCTGTACATTCTAGCATGTTTGCTCTAGGAAAAAGAAAAGCTTTAAAAGAACTGAAAGAATCTGAAAAGTAATAAAGACAAACAGTAAATTGAATTTGGTGACAAAAGAGAGTGACAGCACAGTTTCATGTTTCATACAATACTCTTGTTAACAAAAGAACCTACTGGGAAAGGACAATAGCATCTTTCCATTTGTTTTACAGGCTCCTAATGCCCTCTTAGAATCTGTCCttaatagaaaaaagaaaacCTGGGGTGGTCAGAATAACTTTTGATTTTCATGTATTTGAGTGAGTACAATTGAAATACAATGCGAACAATTATGTCGAAAacgaaaaataaataaagaaaaaggaaatattgtGTTTGAAGGTTTCCTCTTGGCAGATACTATGTGTGCCTACAAGGAGGAAGTGGAGCTCCACACAAGCCATTATTTCCCAAAAATGCAGACTTTGGGATATTGGCTTTATGGGGAGGGATTCTACCAGTTAGTCGATTTCCCGACACATCAAATTCTTGAAGGTCTTTCAAATTCAGAACTTCTGCTGGTATGGCACCTCCCAATTTGTTATTTGATAGTAAAATTGTTTTTAGTTCCTTCCAATTCCCAAATTCTGTTGGAATCTCACCTGTTAACCCATTCTCGGCTAGTTTAATTTCCTGCAATCTTGTCAAATTTCCAAGTGATTTCGGTATGTGCCCTGTCAATGGATTGTGGGACAAACTTAGTGACACAATAGATGTCATGACAGGTTCATTTCCACTGTTTTCATCTACTGGTCCATTGAACATGTTGTACGCAAGATTAATTGAATTGTAGCGGCCAAGGGGGTCTTGAAAATTCTTGGAAAAAATTGCTTTCAAGTTGCCTGAAAATTTGTTGGATTGAAGATCAAGATCCATCAGCAGTGACAGGTTCCTGAATTCATCAGGGATCGATGAATGGAAGGCGTTGTTTGACAAATTCAAGAATGAAAGGCTAGTCATATTTCCAATCCATTTAGGTAATTTTCCTGTCAAACCATTGTTGGATAAATCTAGTGTTGATAATGATGACGAAGCCAACCAACTTGGGAGCTTCCCTTTAATCCCAGTCTTCGCTAATATGAGACGAAACACTTTTAGTTTCTTGAACCAACTTGGTATTTTTGAAAGCCCCAGAGGATTAAGTGACAGATCCAATGTTTGTAACATCACTAGTTTTACAAGCTGATGAGGAATTTCACCACTGAGCTTATTTTTTGACAAATCTAGTGTCTGTAGGGACTGTAGATCGCCAAAACTTGATGGGATTTTGCCTGTAAAAAGGTTATTAGCGAAAAACATGTCAGTGAGAGTTACAAGATGTCCAAGTGTTGCAGGTAGTTTTCCAGTAAGCTTGTTGTTCTCAAATATTAGCCGTTGGATTTTCGGAAGGTTGCCAATAGAAGGTGGCAAACTGCCACTCAGCTTGTTCTCCGATAAACGGAGGAATACCAATGAGCTAAGACCAGATATTGATGAAGGAATTTTTCCTTTCAGTTGGTTTTGATTCAGATACATTAGAACTACTTGGGAAAGGTTTCCAATTGAGTTTGGAAGCTTTCCAGATAACTTATTTTCAGACAAATCAACATATGTAAGATTTTTGAGTCTTCCTATACTCTCTGGAATGCTTCCAGAGAACTTATTTTGACTCATATCAAGCTTGGTCAATGATAATATACTCCCAATTGAAGATGGTATTGGCCCTGAAAACTGATTTGCTGAAAGACCAAGTTCTGATAGTGAAAAGGAATTTTCAAAAATACTTGAAGGAATAGTACCAGAAAGAGTATTATCACTGAGATAAAGCTTCTTCAGCTGGTCAAGATTTTTAAATGTAACAGGTATAGATCCGGAGAGCTTGTTAGtatcaagaattaggtaaatcAAACGTGATAACTTGCCAAATTCAGGTGGAATTGGTCCTGTTAAGTCCTTTAGATTACTAAGATCAAGCAATTCAAGAAAAGAGAGtttagaaagagaaggagaaagagtCCCAGAAATTGAAGTATCGATAATGAAATCGTCCCCTGAAGAGAGGCCAGGACGAGAGACATTGACAACTCTGCCATTGGATTCACAAGCAATACCTTCCCAAGATTTGCAGCAATCAGTTGTAAGTGTCCATGTTTGCAATAAGTTTGAAGGATCAGAAGTAACTCTCTTCTTGAAGTCTAACAGTGCTGTTTTATCTACTGGATGACAAGATTCTATTGGCCATGGAACAAAGACAGAGATGATGATGTAAAAGAAGATGATCAATGAAGATTTTTTCCTACCGCATATTCCCATAGTGTAGATTAgtggatatgaaaataatgtaGATATCATTGAGATTAGGAAGTTGGAGGTGTATTGAATACAGGGTAGCTGTAAACAGTTGCCTCATGCGGTTTAAGTAGATTACACTGGTAGAATATAtcagagtccggagccaaaataaCTTATTTTTATAGTTATTAGACAAAAttagtatgcttttttttttttttagatcaaaatgggtatttcgttgcataaccaacgaaatacccacacaagtactgttccggtgccgatgaatttcttgcatttcgctacatgtgtagcgaaatgcaagatttttttttttattattttcctttgcatttcgtgaatcaattcaagaaataggcattttttttgttttttttgcatttcgttgtgcaatcaacgaaatatgtgtttttttttgttttttttttttgcaattcgtgacacaatcaacgaaataggggtttttttttttttttttttttttttttttgcaattcgtgaataaaaaaagaaataggaaattataatttatttattttttgcattttgtgtattaaaaaaagaaataggattaaaaaaaaattatttcgttcatataaaaacgaaattggaaaaatatatatatatatatatataatttttttttttgcatttcgtgtattaatgaacgaaataggtttttttttttttttttgtatttggtgaattaatgaacgaaactgatttttttattttatttcgtgtattaatgaaggaaactgattttttttttttttttttttttgcatttcgt
Above is a genomic segment from Lycium barbarum isolate Lr01 chromosome 12, ASM1917538v2, whole genome shotgun sequence containing:
- the LOC132624654 gene encoding probable protein phosphatase 2C 51, translated to MARRRDAVHSLDIKQVRANWKIKSVIICGLIISVLVGILTNPNVSYVTNPKPEPDPEPELDPEAEKIAHALLSSLHKKTTTLSNPTQNCHFASIQGRRSYQEDRVTCDLDLNIPFFGPNSGGIEVVKVGAVAVFDGHIGSAASDMASRIFLDKFLLKNYGEQSSNFTEFLKSSLVDTIEDIDVAFSKAAFEYHLYSGSTAVVALVYNNSKALVANVGDSKAFICSASLAKELTRDHNADRSDERARVEASGGEFTPIYDAPDLLMGHFPITRAIGDVPLKQYGIIATPEVTDWLQLTSKDEFLVVASDGIFESLSPQKVCDFLNEAEGQHLDPSVLAQQLIQKAYLDGSTDNLSVVLVPLAYSGGSAVDDLPTDI
- the LOC132622038 gene encoding probable leucine-rich repeat receptor-like protein kinase At1g35710, with the translated sequence MISTLFSYPLIYTMGICGRKKSSLIIFFYIIISVFVPWPIESCHPVDKTALLDFKKRVTSDPSNLLQTWTLTTDCCKSWEGIACESNGRVVNVSRPGLSSGDDFIIDTSISGTLSPSLSKLSFLELLDLSNLKDLTGPIPPEFGKLSRLIYLILDTNKLSGSIPVTFKNLDQLKKLYLSDNTLSGTIPSSIFENSFSLSELGLSANQFSGPIPSSIGSILSLTKLDMSQNKFSGSIPESIGRLKNLTYVDLSENKLSGKLPNSIGNLSQVVLMYLNQNQLKGKIPSSISGLSSLVFLRLSENKLSGSLPPSIGNLPKIQRLIFENNKLTGKLPATLGHLVTLTDMFFANNLFTGKIPSSFGDLQSLQTLDLSKNKLSGEIPHQLVKLVMLQTLDLSLNPLGLSKIPSWFKKLKVFRLILAKTGIKGKLPSWLASSSLSTLDLSNNGLTGKLPKWIGNMTSLSFLNLSNNAFHSSIPDEFRNLSLLMDLDLQSNKFSGNLKAIFSKNFQDPLGRYNSINLAYNMFNGPVDENSGNEPVMTSIVSLSLSHNPLTGHIPKSLGNLTRLQEIKLAENGLTGEIPTEFGNWKELKTILLSNNKLGGAIPAEVLNLKDLQEFDVSGNRLTGRIPPHKANIPKSAFLGNNGLCGAPLPPCRHT